In Bacillus sp. S3, the sequence CACAGTGAAGCGACTATTATTATAGTAGAAAAAGATCCATACCCGATGTCAGGTCCGAAAGTTGATAGATTACTAGACACTGATACTGCGATAAAAGGGCAAGCTGGTTTTGCCCAAATGATTAAAGTATGGAAAAATGATGTGCTTCTAGCGTCGAAGTTAACGGAAAACGATGGAAGTTTTTCGTTAGATATTCCAGCACAGCCAGTAGGAACAAAATTACTTGTTACCGCAACGGATACGGCAACATATGTCATAAGTGATCCGACAGTTGTGGTGGTGGGAGAAGGAATTGCCCCTGGTAAGCCAAGTGTGAATACTGTAAATGATCAGGATACTTCGGTGTCGGGAACTGCAGAAGCTGGCTCGAAGGTTGAAGTAAACGTAAACGGCCAAGTCATTGGGTTTGGAACAGCAGGGACAGATGGTACATTCTCCATTACCATTCCAGTTCAAAAAGAAGGCACCGAATTAGTGGTAACGGCCACTGACCAATATGGAAATGTAAGTGAAGCTACCACCTTAGTAGTTACAGACGGGACAGCACCAGCTGCACCTCAAGTGGACGATGTTACAAATCAGTCATTAGAAGTTAGCGGGAAAGCTGAAGTTAACGCTAAGATTACGGTTGCCATTAACTCTGAGCATAATGGTCTTGCTTCCTATACTGGTGTAGCGGACGAAAATGGGGCGTTTAAAGTAACGATTCCCGTACAAGCTGCAGGAACGGTTATTACCGTAATGGCTACTGACAAAGACGGAAACATGAGCAAGACCACAACCGTTGTCGTCAGAGATGTGATTGCTCCTGTAAAACCAATTGTGAATCCTGTGACGGATAAAGATACGGTTGTTACGGGTTATGTGGAAGCCGGATCAAAAGTTTCTGTTAGCGTGAATCATTCCGTTATCGGAGTAACCGATACAGGAAATGATCGTTATTTTTCTATTACGATCCCTATTCAATATGCTGGGACGCAACTAGTGATAACTGCTACAGATAAGGATGGAAACACAAGTGAACCTGCTACGGTCTTCGTTCAGGATGTGACCGCCCCAGATAAGCCAATGGTGAGAATGGTAATGGATAACGAGCCTTTTGTAGCTGGCACAGCGGAAGTAGAAGCAATAATAGATGTGAAAGTAAATGGTTCTACTATAGGAACTGGGAGAGTTAGTGCTGAGGGAACATTTAAAGTAACGATTCCCGTTCAAAAAGCTGGGACGGAGTTAGCCCTTACTGCTACAGATATTGCTGGAAATAGCAGTAAAGCAGAAATAGTAGTCGTGCAGGATGGAACCGCACCTGCTAAACCTGTTGTGAACGAAGTAACCGATAAAGCTACTGCTGTTACTGGCTCTGCTGAAGCCGGTTCTAAAGTGGAAGTGAAAGCGGATGGATCGGTTATCGGGTTTGCTACTGCCGGAACGGATGGGAAGTTCTCTGTTCCGATTCCTCTTCAAAAATCCGGTGTGGAGTTAGCTGTTACAGCTACTGACAAGGATGGCAATGTGAGTGAAGCAACGAAGGTTGTCGTGAAAGACGGTACCTCCCCTGCTAAACCTGTTGTGAACGAAGTAACGGATAAAGATTCCGCTGTTACTGGCTCCGCTGAAGCGGGTTCTAAAGTTGAAGTGAAAGTGGCTGAATCGGTTATCGGTTTTGCTACTACTGGTACTGATGGAAAGTTCTCGGTTACGATTCCAGTTCAAAAAGCTGGTGTGGAGTTAGTTGTTACGGCTACTGACAAGGATGGCAATGTGAGTGAAGTAACGATGGTTGTCGTGAAAGACGTTACCTCCCCTGCTAAACCTGTTGTGAACGAAGTAACGGATAAAGATTCCGCTGTTACTGGCTCCGCTGAAGCGGGTTCTAAAGTTGAAGTGAAAGTGGCTGGATCGGTTATCGGTTTTGCTACTGCCGGAACTAATGGGAAGTTCTCGGTTACGATTCCAGTTCAAAAGGCTGGCATTGAATTAGTTGTTACGGCTGCAGATATTGCTGGAAATGTTAGCGACGCTGTTACTGTTGTAGTGAAAGATGTTACTGCACCTGCTAAGCCGTTCGTTAACGAAGTAAATGATAAAGATACAATTGTTTCCGGTCAGGCGGAAGCTGGTTCTAAAGTGGAAGTAGTAGCATACGGTGCTATGATTGGTTCGGGAACAGCCGGAAATGATGGTATTTTCACGGTGTCTATCCCTATGCAAACGGAAGAAACTGAACTACTAATCACGGCAACAGACAAATCAGGAAATATGAGTGAAGCGACAAAAGTGATAGTCAAAGATGAAGGAGCACCCGATGTACCCGTAGTCGATGAAGTATCAAATTTAGCTACTTGGGTATCCGGTCATGCAGAGGCGGATTCAACTATTGAAGTAACCCTAAACGGTTCTGTGATCGGTTCAGGCATAACCGGAACAAATGGTGAATTTTTGATCAACATTCCTGTACTAAAAGAAGGCACAGAATTACAAATCACCGCAACAGACAGAAAGGGGAATAAAAGCCAGCCAATTAAAGTGGTTGTTATAGATCGAATTCCTCCTAAGTCGCCTATAGTAAATATAGTAACGGATCAAGACTTACACATTACAGGAACAGCAGAAGCTGGGTCTTTTATCAAAGTAATCTATAAATCAGGAAGTGTTATTGGCTCCGGAAAAACTGGACCTGATGGCAAATATTCAGTCGAGATACCAGCCTATCCTAATCCTGGGTCAGAATTTACCGTAACAGCCACAGATGCTGCGGGAAATGAGAGTCAACCGACAAAATTTATTGTCGTCTCAGGAATAAAAGGATGGGTCCAAACAGATCATAAGTGGTTTTACTATGATGTTCAAACCGGTAAACCAGTAAAAGGATGGTTATCTGACGCTGGAAAGTGGTATTTCTTAGATTCTAATGGCGTGATGAAAACCGGCTGGTTCTTAGATGGGTCCACTTGGTACTTTTTCAAAGGCAGCGGTGCGATGCAAACCGGCTGGCTGCTAGATGGGTCGACTTGGTATTACTTTAATGGAAGCGGCGCTATGAAGACGGGCTGGCTCTTAAACGGTTCGACTTGGTACTTCTTCACGAACAGTGGGGCCATGAGAACCGGCTGGCTGCAAAGCGGTTCCACTTGGTATTATTTGAAATCCAGTGGCGCGATGCAAACTGGCTGGCTGCTAGATGGGTCTACTTGGTATTACTTTAACGGAAGCGGTGCGATGAAAACCGGCTGGCTGCTGAGTGGCAAGACCTGGTATTACTTTAAATCCAGTGGTGCCATGCAGACGGGCTGGGCGCAGATTTCTGGAAAATGGTATTACTTTAATCAAAGTGGGGCTTTAAAATAAATATGCAAACACTCCCTAAAATCGATTTAGGGAGTGTCTTTTTGTGTTCAGTTTTAACAGCTTTCGTTACATGGTTATATAGGATTGTTTTGCAGTAGGATAATTTTTTCCTTTTATTAGGGCTTCCCTCAATCTGTGGAATATCAGAGTAACTGTGTTTTAAGAGCCCTCTTCTGCAATGTTATTCTTTAATTGTATTTTTTAATAAATCCCTAGTTAATAAGTTAAAAAGATTCCAATTCAAAATCATAGATTGTGATACTATTAGATTTGTATTTGCTTAGTATACAGAAAAGGGGTCTAGTTAGTGAAAAGAATTGTCTCTGTTTTTACAGCACTATTATTAATTATTAGCACAGTGCCAATTAGTCATGTATTTGCCGAAGCGGATGTTACAAAACCTGTGTTGGAGAGCATTAGTGTGGATAAGAAGGAAGTGACTGCCGGGGATACGGTTAGGATTAGTATTAAAGCTACAGATGATGTTGCGGTTAGTGACGTCAGCTTGTACTACTATACTCCTATTTCCCAAAGAAGCTTTCCTATTCACCTAAGCTATAATTCCGAAAAAGGAGTTTTTGAAGGTAATTTTTTTATTGAAGATAATACCGAATCTGGGACCTTTAAGATTAATTTTATGTTTATTACTGATACTACTGGCAACAAAGCCTATTTAGCTCAAGGGCAAGACCCTGATGGTAAGCTGCCTGAGGGTGAATTCACTGTCACTGGTACACATGGTGCTGATGTTACAAAACCAACCCTTGATGGAATCACTATTGATAAAAAGGAAGCTACTGTCGGAGATACAGTAAAAATTAGTATCAAAGCATCCGATGATGTTACGGTTAGCGACGTTAGCTTGTACTACTATACTCCAATTTCTCAAAGGAGTTTTCCCATTCATTTAACTTTTAATCCTGAAAATGGGTTCTATGAAGGTAATTATTATATCGATGATAATACTGAATCTGGGACCTTTAAGATTAATTTTATGTTTATTACTGATACTACTGGCAATAAAGCCTATTTAGCTCAAGGGCAAGACCCTGATGGTAAGCTGCCTGAGGGTGAATTCACTGTCACTGGTACACATGGTGCTGATGTTACAAAACCAACCCTTGATGGAATCACTATTGACAAAAAGGAAGCTACTGTCGGAGATACAGTAAAAATTAGTATCAAGGCATCCGATGATGTTGCGGTTAGCGACGTTAGCTTGTACTACTATACTCCAATTTCTCAAAGGAGTTTTCCCATTCATTTGACTTTTAATCCTGAAAGTGGGTTCTACGAAACTAATTATTTTATCGATGATAATACTGAATCTGGGACCTTTAAGATTAATTTTATGTTTATTACTGATACTACTGGCAACAAAACCTATTTAGCTCAAGGGCAAGATCCTGAAGGAAAACTACCTAGTGGGGAATTTACAGTTTATACCGAATTTAACCCACCTTCCTTTTCAAAACTATCAATTGATAAGAATAGTGTAGAATCTGGAGATTATGTAAATTTCACAATAGATGCAACAGATGATACAAACCTACAGGAAGCTACTATTGACTATGTAAGCCCTGTTACTAAAACGAAGCATCCGGTTTCCCTTTCTTACGACGGCCAACATTTCACTGGTCAGATGTATATCGATAAAAATACTGAAGTAGGGAAATGGACAGTCGATTCAATTGAGATTAAAGATACCAATGAAAATACTACTGTTGTAAAAGCAGGTGAAACAGATTTAGGTGCCGGGGATTTTACTGTTCTTAAATCAGTAACGCCTTTAAACAGCTATATAGTGACATCAAATGAAACCTGGTCAAACAAAACGATTAATACAGATGTTTACATTTCTCCAGGGGCAATCTTAACTATAAATGGAAATGTTAAAATTAATGGGAATGTTTATACACTAGGTGGATTAAGAAGTTACGGCGGTCTTACCATAACAGGTGAGCTCCATGCCAATAGTATTTACTTTGGCTATTACACCCCAAGGAATGGTCAAGCTATTTTCACTGGGTCTAACAGTATTTCCAGCATGATCGCGAGTAATCGAATTTTAACAGAGGTTCCACTCACACTTTATGATACCCCGCTTGTCAGCAGCAATGGCAAAGTGAACCTAACTGGGGCAACTCTCCCATTTGTCACCCTTGAGATAAATGGACAAAACGTACCATTAAGAACAGATGGAACATTTAAACTGAACGATTTTTACATCGGTGATAGCGATACATTAAACGTTAAAATTACAGACCTTTACGGTTACACTTATTATTACTCTTATAAAGTTGCAGATATATATATTGATGAATTTACTAAAGTCTCACAGACTATTAAAGGTAAGGCTCTGCCGCATTCCACTGTAAAGATAATGGTGAATAATAGCCAAATAGGAGTGGATACTGCAGATGAAAAAGGTTATTTTTCCATTGGGGTATCCAACCTAATTGAAAATACTACCTTACGTTTTGAGGTTTATAATGAAGCAAATGAATTAATAACAACCAAAGAGGTTCTAATAAAAGACATTACGCCTCCAGAATCTCCTGTTGTAAATGAGGTTTCAGATAAGGATCAAGCGATTACTGGTGTGGCCGAAGCCGGTGCGACTATTACTGTAATGGTAAACGGGAATGCCATTGGCACTGGAACTGCTGGAACAGATGGGAAGTTTTCAATAAGCATCTCCATGCAGCCAGCTGGAGTTGAATTGGCCATTACTGCAACTGATAAAGCTGGGAATGTGAGTAAAGCTGCAACGGTTGTCGTGAAAGACGTTACCCCTCCTGCTACGCCAGTTGTAAACGACGTGACTGATCAAGATACTTCTGTTTCTGGGACGGCTGAAGCTGGTGCTAATGTGGATGTGAAAGTAAACGGATCCGTAATTGGTACAGCCACTGCCGGAGAGGACGGCAAGTTTACCATTACAATCCCGATTCAACAAGCCGGGGTTGAACTAGTGGTTTTCACTACTGATAAAGCTGGGAATGTCAGCGAAACTGCAACGGTTGTCGTGAAAGACGTTACTTCTCCCGCTAAACCTGTGGTAAACGAAGTAACCGATCAAGATACTGCTGTCACTGGTTCTGCTGAAGCTGGAGCTAAAGTTGAAGTGAAAGTGAATGGTTCTGTTATTGGGTTTGCTACTGCTGGAACTGACGGTAAGTTTTCTATCACTATTCCTGTTCAAAAGGCTGGCACTCAATTAGTGATTTCTGCTACTGATAAGGCTGGCAATGTCAGCGAGACAACAACTGTTGTCGTAAAAGACGTTACTCCCCCTGCCAAACCTGTGGTAAACGAAGTAACCGATCAAGATACTGCTGTCACTGGTTCAGCTGAAGCAGGAGCTAAAGTGGAAGTGAAAGTGAATGATTCTGTTATTGGGTTTGCTACTATTGGAACTGACGGCAAGTTTTCCGTTTCCATTCCGGTTCAAAAGGCTGGCACTCAATTAGTGATTTCTGCTACTGATAAGGCTGGGAATGTCAGCCAAACTACTACTGTTGTCGTGAAAGATGTTACCTCACCTGGTAAACCTTTGGTGAACGAGGTTACTGAAAAGGATACTTCTGTTACAGGGCAAGGCGAGGTTGGATCTACAATTAACATTAAAGTCAATGGAAATGTGATTGGTACAACCACTGTCGGAAATGACGGCAATTTCACGGTTTCGATCCCACTTCAACAAGCTGGAACGAAACTAGTCATTACCGCTACGGATACCGAAGGCAATACCAGCGATGAAACAACTGTTATAGTAAAAGACGTTACTTCTCCTGCTAAACCTGTGGTAAACGAAGTAACGGATAAAGATACTTCTGTTACTGGTTCTGCTGAAGCTGGTTCTAAAGTTGACGTCAAAGTAAATGGATCTGTTATTAGTTCTGCTACTGCCGGAACTGATGGGAAGTTCTCGGTTACGATTCCGGTTCAAAAGGCTAGTTCTGAGTTATTCATTTCTGCCACTGACAAAGCAGGAAATGTGAGTGAAGTTACATCTGTTGTTGTTAAAGACGTTACTTCCCCTACTAAACCTGTGGTAAACGAAGTAACGGATAAAGATACTTCTGTTACTGGCTCTGCTGAAGCTGGTTCTAAAGTAGAAGTCAAAGTAAATGGATCTGTTATTAGTTCTGCTGCTGCCGGGACTGATGGGAAGTTCTCGGTTACGATTCCATTTCAAAATGCTGGTTCTGAGTTATTCATTTCTGCTACTGACAAAGCAGGAAATGTGAGTGAAGAAACCAAAGTAGTCGTTTCTAAATCGAAACTTTCCGGTTGGGTCGAAGAGAATGGAACATGGTTTTTCTATGATAAAGCAACTGGAAATAAGAAAACTGGTTGGTTTTTAGAGGGTAAGACCTGGTATTACTTTGATACCAAAGGTGCGATGCAAACCGGCTGGCTGCTGGACGGAAAAACATGGTACTTCTTCACCAATAGCGGTGCCATGAAGACGGGCTGGCTCCTAAACGGTTCCACCTGGTACTTCTTCACTAACAGTGGTGCCATGAAAACTGGCTGGCAGCAAAGCGGTTCCACCTGGTATTATTTTAAATCCAGTGGTGCGATGCAGACCGGTTGGTTACTAGCTGGTTCTACTTGGTATTACTTTAACGGAAGCGGATCAATGAAAACCGGCTGGCTGCTGAGTGGCAAGACCTGGTATTACTTTAAATCTAGCGGCGCCATGCAGACGGGCTGGGCGCAGATTACTGGAAAATGGTATTACTTTAACCAAAGTGGAGCTTTAAAATAGACATGAAAACACTCCCTCAGCTGTTTGCTTTAGGGAGTGTTTTCATTAGAGGCGCTCTACAGTTTTATAGATTATGGTTCAACTCAACAAATAGGTTGTTCAAATTTCTGCTTACCATTGCTTGTGAAATGGTTCACCGCACCCATCTTAGGGACGGTATTTAAAATTACAAGATACTGTAAGATGGCTGCATTTTTAAGAATATTGACGGGTACATTTTTGTATTTTCAAAAATATGATTAATTATAAGGAGAAAGGGAAAAGATATTAAAAAATTACTTTTATAATGTAGGAGGAATTTTATGGATGAATATAGAAATAAGATGGTAAATAATAATAAAAAGGTGGTAAAAATCGTGGCTATTCCACAAACAATGCCTCGAAAAAAATCAAGCGGAAATCAGTCAGGCTTTGCAATTAAAAAGAAAAAGAAAAAAAGTGCTCTTGAGATTTCAGATTCAATAGGTATTTACGGAGCTTTTGGACGTACATTATCAGATCTTCATAAACAAGGGAGATAAGTATGGACTTTATCATTGATGGTGAAAAAATAGATTCAGAAGATTATTCTGGGGCATCTATTTATTTGGATGCTTGTTTTATTTTAACTTATTTAGATAAATCGGATAAAAGACGCCCAGATGTTGCAAGAGTATTAGATACTTGGGCTGAATACCCTGATGTAACACTAGGTATTAGTAATCATACAGTGACAGAAGTGATAAATCGTATTTTCCAAATGTTAATCCTCGGTTCGTTGCAAATTTTCCACGAGAATAATAGATTAATAAACCAAACTAAAGATGGCTATGAAAAATTATCTCTATTCCAAAAAGAACAATTGGTTAATTTGGATTCCGCAAGATATCTTTACTCCTTAGCAAAAAAAGAAGAAATCCTACGCCTATATAAAAAAGAGGTTAATGTAAATATTTCAGAATTAATTAAGATGGCGAAAGAGAATGAGATTAAGCGAAAAAAACTTGATACTTTCTATAATATTGCTATAACTAAGTTTGAATCTTTTATAAATTGTATGAGATCTGAACTTGATTTCAGCTTCGAGGTTCTAGATTCCAAGGCAGAGCCAGATTATCAGGTAGCTAAAACGAATATGCGATTTTTGCAGCTAGATATCACTGATTCATTCCACTTAGCTATTGCAAAATCGAATGATTATGATTTCCTAGCAACTTTAGATAGTGATTTTATACATAACCTGTATTCAACACTACCTGAACTATCTATGAAAATTATAAAGGTAGCATAGTCGAATATAAGTGATTATATTTATAAATTTTTTTCCTCTCTCGATTTGCAGGTGGATCATCGATTTTCCGCCTTCTTTTTCAATAAAACGGCAATATGAAGAGACTTGAAAACACTCCCTAAGCTGTTTGCTTTAGGGAGTGTTTGATTAAGTTCACTATTCTGTTTGATAGTTAATGGTTCAACAATTAGTTTGATCGAATTTCTGATTTCCGTTTCATTTACGCCCTTATCCTCGGATTCATCCTCTTTATATTTCTTCACCAAGATCCTTAGGTCTTTCCTCTTGATCACCAAAATGATAAAGTATGGCATCGACAATTCTTCTAGATGCATGGCCGTCACCATATGGATTTGAAGCCTTGGCCATTCGATCATGTGCTTCACGATTTGTTAAGAGTTCATCCGCAAGTTTGAAGATCACTTCTTCTTCTGTTCCAGCCAACTTTAGCGTACCTGCTGAAACACCTTCAGGACGTTCAGTTGTATCTCTTAATACTAATACAGGAACGCCAAGTGATGGTGCTTCTTCTTGGACACCGCCTGAATCCGTTAGTATTAAATAGGCCTTAGATGCGAAATTATGAAAATCGATGACATCAAGTGGTTCAATTAGATGAATTCGGTTGTTTTCTCCAAGTACTCGATTCGCAATCTCACGAACAACTGGGTTCATATGGACAGGGTATACGACTTGAATGTCTTCGTGCTTTTCAACAAGACGTCTGATGGCATGAAACATATTTTCCATTGGTTCTCCAAGATTTTCCCGTCTATGGGCCGTCATTAGAACTAATCTGTCATCACCTATTTTATCTAAAACAGGGTGTGAATAATTCCCTTTAACTGTTGTCTTTAATGCATCAATGGCTGTATTCCCTGTAATAAAGATGGTTTCTTCCTTTTTATTTTCCGTTAATAAATTTTCTTTTGATTGGCTGGTTGGTGAAAAATGAAGATCCGCTAAGACACCAGTAAGCTGCCGATTCATTTCTTCTGGGTATGGCGAGTACTTATTATGTGTCCGCAATCCCGCCTCCACATGTCCAATCGTAATCGAGTTGTAAAATGCTGCTAATCCGGCAATAAACGTCGTCGTCGTATCACCATGTACCAGAACTATATCAGGCTTTACTTTCTGAAATACATCATTTAGGCCCTCTAAACCGCGGGTTGTTACATCAATTAATGATTGTCTTTTCTTCATAATATTCAAGTCAAAATCAGGAACAATTTCAAAAATAGTAAGTACCTGATCAAGCATTTCGCGATGTTGCGCAGTAACTGTAACAATCGATTCAATTTTTTCCCTGTTTTTTTCTAATTCTTTTACGAGTGGAGCCATTTTGATTGCTTCTGGCCTGGTTCCAAACACGGTCATAACCTTAATTTTATCTTTCATTTCAAAGCTCCCCTTTATGTATGAATGAATCCACCAAATTTTATAATAATAAGGATACGAGCTCAAGGGTATTAACTAATAGAAAATAGTACCTATTCAAACGTAAAAAAAAAGCAGATTGGCGAATATTCCTAATCTACTTTGTCATTTTACTATGCTTTTTTATTTAGCTGTAATTCCACATCATAGACTATATTTTTAAAGTCTTCTCTCAGCCAAAAATACGTTTTTGTTTTTTTAAACTCGTTTATACAGCTTCTTAACCTTTCTTCAAGCTCTGGTGTTAGCTCAAAGCTGCTCTGGCCGGCATCAGTTGGGATTGATTGTGCCCATTCCTTCAAAGCAGGGTACTTACTATCCGAAAATACTTCTAAAGAAATAAGCATCGTTTCTTTAAGGCCTAAGGAATCACTTACAAAAATCATAAAAAATACCCCCTGTATTCTAGTTTAACGTTTTCACGCCTCTGACTATTATAACTTTACTATCTCATAGAATCAGTAAATATTTTGTTAGATTATGGGGGTATCATTTGATGATTTAGTCAAATCTATAATTTTCTTCTACTCAACCATTTATTTTTTTAATAGTAATTTTGTTTTATTTACTGATATTTTCCCTTTTTGATCTTTAATATAATACTGTACTTGGTAATTCCCCTTTCCATTTAAAGGGAATTTCATTTTAGGGCTTTGTTGGTACATAATTTTATCCAGTATTTTCCCGTCTTTATAAATGTAATAAGCATAGGTTAATTCATTGGAATTTGTTTTTATCTCAATCTCTATATCATTTTCATTCAATTGATAAAGAACTTCTTGCAGCTCATATTCCCCCGTACTGATAAATTCCTCCAATAAGTCCTTTTGGTAGATGATATGATTATCTTTCATTACATGCATAGCTAGTGTATAAAACCCAGTAGCATTGGGGGTAAATTCCATTTCATTTAAGTTAGAATAAATAATTTGATTATACTCTTTTATGACTAAATAAAACTTTAAATGATTAAATTTATCGGAAACACTTACCTTTCCAATAAGAGTATTTCCTTTTAGGGAATACGTTATTTCCTGTAAATCAACAAAATAAAGAATTAAAAACAACT encodes:
- a CDS encoding Ig-like domain-containing protein → MRKVFSNSLKIVVAFLLVFSSFQGVAKAFWDSTPPEIKSVQVDKTQAFDGETVTLSINAIDLETSIKDADIRYTDGRGFPQSFKGIYNQETQVLQVKIPISKSSSLGNWSIKSIWFNSTNGDFKTVDSSNTDLSGGSFQVIEKRDNDSPIFNGMTIDKSELVLGGTNKVSIKAVDALSGIAEVKVGYQTPSGEIQEQNAAFNWFNNSYDATISTSTFSNIGKWQPAYVYLRDKKGNATTIYHSGLYNSGIIADLSSGAFQVLEDKGESLDTLNRTIVYTSNAELTDTTINGDVYIGPSAILTINGNVTINGDLIIFGSYRLNGSLDVNGTLDLTGSMDQVPIYLADQPLTAINGVLKVSGKTVPLVSMTIENQPVAIHADGTFLLNNLNVAGKEGITIKFTDPSGHESVRQFLIKQETKTAPSAPIVMGITDKDTLVSGTAEAGAKVEIKVKGLVIGEGEAGNNGAFAITIPAQKAGTELVVTAIDSFGTVSETTIVVVKDVTAPAAPQVNEVTDQSTEISGKTEVGATVTVAIDSVREGLSTYTSVVGDSGIFKVAIPLQAAGTVITVMATDKAGNASEVSTVIVKDATPPAKPVVNEVNDQSTTVSGTAEADSTIDITVNNSIIGSTTTRGDGTFTVSIPVQTAGTELVITARDQAGNSSERAIVIVKDVTAPLKPYVEKVTDHKVMVSGTAELNSTVEVRANGILLGSSRADTGAGWYWIEIPPQKAGTELSIIAIDASGHHSEATIIIVEKDPYPMSGPKVDRLLDTDTAIKGQAGFAQMIKVWKNDVLLASKLTENDGSFSLDIPAQPVGTKLLVTATDTATYVISDPTVVVVGEGIAPGKPSVNTVNDQDTSVSGTAEAGSKVEVNVNGQVIGFGTAGTDGTFSITIPVQKEGTELVVTATDQYGNVSEATTLVVTDGTAPAAPQVDDVTNQSLEVSGKAEVNAKITVAINSEHNGLASYTGVADENGAFKVTIPVQAAGTVITVMATDKDGNMSKTTTVVVRDVIAPVKPIVNPVTDKDTVVTGYVEAGSKVSVSVNHSVIGVTDTGNDRYFSITIPIQYAGTQLVITATDKDGNTSEPATVFVQDVTAPDKPMVRMVMDNEPFVAGTAEVEAIIDVKVNGSTIGTGRVSAEGTFKVTIPVQKAGTELALTATDIAGNSSKAEIVVVQDGTAPAKPVVNEVTDKATAVTGSAEAGSKVEVKADGSVIGFATAGTDGKFSVPIPLQKSGVELAVTATDKDGNVSEATKVVVKDGTSPAKPVVNEVTDKDSAVTGSAEAGSKVEVKVAESVIGFATTGTDGKFSVTIPVQKAGVELVVTATDKDGNVSEVTMVVVKDVTSPAKPVVNEVTDKDSAVTGSAEAGSKVEVKVAGSVIGFATAGTNGKFSVTIPVQKAGIELVVTAADIAGNVSDAVTVVVKDVTAPAKPFVNEVNDKDTIVSGQAEAGSKVEVVAYGAMIGSGTAGNDGIFTVSIPMQTEETELLITATDKSGNMSEATKVIVKDEGAPDVPVVDEVSNLATWVSGHAEADSTIEVTLNGSVIGSGITGTNGEFLINIPVLKEGTELQITATDRKGNKSQPIKVVVIDRIPPKSPIVNIVTDQDLHITGTAEAGSFIKVIYKSGSVIGSGKTGPDGKYSVEIPAYPNPGSEFTVTATDAAGNESQPTKFIVVSGIKGWVQTDHKWFYYDVQTGKPVKGWLSDAGKWYFLDSNGVMKTGWFLDGSTWYFFKGSGAMQTGWLLDGSTWYYFNGSGAMKTGWLLNGSTWYFFTNSGAMRTGWLQSGSTWYYLKSSGAMQTGWLLDGSTWYYFNGSGAMKTGWLLSGKTWYYFKSSGAMQTGWAQISGKWYYFNQSGALK
- a CDS encoding Ig-like domain-containing protein; the encoded protein is MKRIVSVFTALLLIISTVPISHVFAEADVTKPVLESISVDKKEVTAGDTVRISIKATDDVAVSDVSLYYYTPISQRSFPIHLSYNSEKGVFEGNFFIEDNTESGTFKINFMFITDTTGNKAYLAQGQDPDGKLPEGEFTVTGTHGADVTKPTLDGITIDKKEATVGDTVKISIKASDDVTVSDVSLYYYTPISQRSFPIHLTFNPENGFYEGNYYIDDNTESGTFKINFMFITDTTGNKAYLAQGQDPDGKLPEGEFTVTGTHGADVTKPTLDGITIDKKEATVGDTVKISIKASDDVAVSDVSLYYYTPISQRSFPIHLTFNPESGFYETNYFIDDNTESGTFKINFMFITDTTGNKTYLAQGQDPEGKLPSGEFTVYTEFNPPSFSKLSIDKNSVESGDYVNFTIDATDDTNLQEATIDYVSPVTKTKHPVSLSYDGQHFTGQMYIDKNTEVGKWTVDSIEIKDTNENTTVVKAGETDLGAGDFTVLKSVTPLNSYIVTSNETWSNKTINTDVYISPGAILTINGNVKINGNVYTLGGLRSYGGLTITGELHANSIYFGYYTPRNGQAIFTGSNSISSMIASNRILTEVPLTLYDTPLVSSNGKVNLTGATLPFVTLEINGQNVPLRTDGTFKLNDFYIGDSDTLNVKITDLYGYTYYYSYKVADIYIDEFTKVSQTIKGKALPHSTVKIMVNNSQIGVDTADEKGYFSIGVSNLIENTTLRFEVYNEANELITTKEVLIKDITPPESPVVNEVSDKDQAITGVAEAGATITVMVNGNAIGTGTAGTDGKFSISISMQPAGVELAITATDKAGNVSKAATVVVKDVTPPATPVVNDVTDQDTSVSGTAEAGANVDVKVNGSVIGTATAGEDGKFTITIPIQQAGVELVVFTTDKAGNVSETATVVVKDVTSPAKPVVNEVTDQDTAVTGSAEAGAKVEVKVNGSVIGFATAGTDGKFSITIPVQKAGTQLVISATDKAGNVSETTTVVVKDVTPPAKPVVNEVTDQDTAVTGSAEAGAKVEVKVNDSVIGFATIGTDGKFSVSIPVQKAGTQLVISATDKAGNVSQTTTVVVKDVTSPGKPLVNEVTEKDTSVTGQGEVGSTINIKVNGNVIGTTTVGNDGNFTVSIPLQQAGTKLVITATDTEGNTSDETTVIVKDVTSPAKPVVNEVTDKDTSVTGSAEAGSKVDVKVNGSVISSATAGTDGKFSVTIPVQKASSELFISATDKAGNVSEVTSVVVKDVTSPTKPVVNEVTDKDTSVTGSAEAGSKVEVKVNGSVISSAAAGTDGKFSVTIPFQNAGSELFISATDKAGNVSEETKVVVSKSKLSGWVEENGTWFFYDKATGNKKTGWFLEGKTWYYFDTKGAMQTGWLLDGKTWYFFTNSGAMKTGWLLNGSTWYFFTNSGAMKTGWQQSGSTWYYFKSSGAMQTGWLLAGSTWYYFNGSGSMKTGWLLSGKTWYYFKSSGAMQTGWAQITGKWYYFNQSGALK
- the wecB gene encoding non-hydrolyzing UDP-N-acetylglucosamine 2-epimerase codes for the protein MKDKIKVMTVFGTRPEAIKMAPLVKELEKNREKIESIVTVTAQHREMLDQVLTIFEIVPDFDLNIMKKRQSLIDVTTRGLEGLNDVFQKVKPDIVLVHGDTTTTFIAGLAAFYNSITIGHVEAGLRTHNKYSPYPEEMNRQLTGVLADLHFSPTSQSKENLLTENKKEETIFITGNTAIDALKTTVKGNYSHPVLDKIGDDRLVLMTAHRRENLGEPMENMFHAIRRLVEKHEDIQVVYPVHMNPVVREIANRVLGENNRIHLIEPLDVIDFHNFASKAYLILTDSGGVQEEAPSLGVPVLVLRDTTERPEGVSAGTLKLAGTEEEVIFKLADELLTNREAHDRMAKASNPYGDGHASRRIVDAILYHFGDQEERPKDLGEEI